In Akkermansia muciniphila, one DNA window encodes the following:
- a CDS encoding single-stranded DNA-binding protein translates to MANLNKVFLMGNLTADPELRYTPKGTAVTDIRLAINRYYAGDNSERQEETTFVDVTLWNRQAEVAGNYLSKGRGVFVEGRLQLDSWEDKASGQKRTKLRVIGENIQLFPRGGEGGDMGGAPRQQYQNAPRSNNYGQSRPAQNYNPPPMPSSNQPSNDFGDMDDEIPF, encoded by the coding sequence ATGGCCAATCTCAACAAAGTCTTCTTAATGGGCAACCTTACCGCTGATCCCGAACTGCGCTACACTCCCAAAGGAACCGCCGTTACGGACATTCGCCTTGCCATCAACCGTTACTACGCAGGCGACAACAGCGAACGCCAGGAAGAAACCACTTTCGTGGACGTTACCCTTTGGAACCGCCAGGCGGAAGTCGCCGGCAACTATCTCAGCAAGGGCCGCGGAGTCTTTGTGGAAGGACGCCTGCAACTGGATTCCTGGGAAGACAAGGCCTCCGGGCAGAAACGCACCAAGCTGCGCGTGATTGGAGAAAACATCCAGCTCTTCCCACGCGGCGGTGAAGGCGGCGATATGGGCGGAGCACCGCGCCAGCAGTACCAGAATGCTCCCCGTTCCAATAACTACGGACAATCCCGCCCGGCCCAGAACTACAACCCGCCCCCCATGCCCTCCTCCAATCAACCGTCCAACGACTTTGGAGACATGGACGACGAAATCCCGTTCTAA